In a genomic window of Sarcophilus harrisii chromosome 4, mSarHar1.11, whole genome shotgun sequence:
- the MTMR4 gene encoding myotubularin-related protein 4 isoform X2 yields the protein MSLTARVSCSMLSCFGEEGPPSLEYIQAKDLFPPKELVKEEENLQVPFTVLQGEGVEFLGRATDALIAISNYRLHIKFKDSVINVPLRMIDSVESRDMFQLHIACKDSKVVRCHFSTFKQCQEWLSRLSRATARPAKPEDLFAFAYHAWCLGLTEEEQHTHLCQPGEHIRCRQEAELVRMGFDLHNVWRVSHINSNYKLCPSYPQKLLVPVWITDKELENVASFRSWKRIPVVVYRHLRNGAAIARCSQPEISWWGWRNADDEYLVTSIAKACALDPGVRAAGGVPFNGNSEGSETCDADFACSGVESTGAPQKLLILDARSYTAAVANRAKGGGCECEEYYPNCEVVFMGMANIHSIRNSFQYLRAVCSQMPDPSNWLSALESTKWLQHLSVMLKAAVLVSNTVDREGRPVLVHCSDGWDRTPQIVALAKILLDPYYRTLEGFQVLVETDWLDFGHKFGDRCGHQENAEDQNEQCPVFLQWLDSVHQLLKQFPCLFEFNEAFLVKLVQHTYSCLYGTFLANNPWEREMRNIYKRTCSVWSLLRAGNKNFHNFLYVPGSELVLHPVCHVRALHLWTAVYLPASSPCTLGEDSMDLYLPPVSQSQEFTGRSLDRLPKTRSMDDLFSACDTSSALTRTSSDPNLNNHCQEARAGLEPWHSNSEGTDIPLAEHGPGSPQQPLEELGHHLQPSNQKDCLSNNTLNNHKNYPPSYKLLNSMVLQQAKSHPSNPEIKDLEETKDSEPAASLPILDKPCRTYDGVGEHPPAHSAKINAASVLSQVVSSECNGIFKLPESFSQDSPPDQGILEQAPLDPMPGVPCRDAPDHSLGVFHNPPSIACQTLIDPFLGPPCQDLLDSVSSITQEQQLTTQLDPAPWEEDNGQRGNVRNGPLWENLRFGKGPLEVVRKPISQSQTSEFSFLGSNWDSFQGMVTSLPNGETPRRLLSYGCCSKRSNSKQIRGSGTYVGGQWVQREGVKSPVCSKHSSGHCTGSAGKTNRTWLSGHLRQVSSTKPISLSCPSPVPPLYLDDDGLPFPTDVIQHRLRQIEAGYKQEVELLRRQVRELQMRLDIRHCCAPPAEPPMDYEDDFTCLKESDGSDTEDFGSDHSEDCLSEASWEPVDKKETEVTRWVPDHMASHCYNCDCEFWLAKRRHHCRNCGNVFCAGCCHLKLPIPDQQLYDPVLVCNSCYEHIQVSRARELMSQHLKKPIATASS from the exons ATGAGCCTGACTGCCCGCGTCTCCTGCTCAATGCTCAGCTGCTTT GGTGAGGAGGGGCCCCCCAGCCTGGAGTATATCCAAGCCAAGGATCTGTTTCCCCCCAAGGAACTAGTGAAAGAAGAAGAGAACCTGCAG GTACCCTTCACAGTGCTGCAAGGGGAGGGGGTAGAGTTCCTAGGCCGGGCAACTGATGCCCTTATTGCCATCTCCAACTACCGGTTACACATCAAGTTCAAAGACTCGGTCATTAAC GTGCCCTTGCGAATGATTGACAGTGTGGAGAGCCGGGACATGTTTCAGTTGCACATTGCCTGCAAGGATTCCAAGGTGGTGAG GTGCCACTTTTCTACATTCAAGCAGTGCCAAGAGTGGTTGTCAAGGCTGAGCCGAGCCACAGCAAGACCTGCCAAACCTGAGGACCTTTTTGCCTTTGCCTACCATGCTTGGTGCCTAGGGTTGACTGAGGAGGAGCAGCACACCCACCTTTGCCAGCCAG GAGAGCACATACGATGTCGGCAGGAGGCAGAGCTGGTGAGGATGGGGTTTGACCTGCACAACGTCTGGAGAGTCTCGCACATCAACAGCAATTACAA ATTGTGTCCCAGTTATCCTCAGAAGCTATTGGTTCCTGTATGGATCACAGACAAGGAGCTAGAAAATGTGGCTTCTTTCCGTTCATGGAAGCGAATCCCTGTTGTGGTATACAG GCACTTGCGCAATGGGGCTGCGATCGCCCGTTGCAGCCAGCCGGAGATCAGCTGGTGGGGTTGGCGCAATGCTGATGATGAGTACTTGGTTACATCTATTGCCAAAGCCTGTGCCCTGGATCCTGGAGTGAGGGCAGCTGGGGGTGTCCCTTTCAATGGGAACAGTGAGGGAAGTGAAACATGTGATGCTGATTTCG CATGCTCTGGAGTGGAGAGTACTGGAGCACCCCAGAAGCTGCTCATCTTAGATGCTCGATCATATACAGCAGCAGTGGCCAACCGGGCCAAGGGTGGAGGCTGTGAATGTGAAG AGTACTATCCCAACTGTGAAGTGGTATTCATGGGAATGGCTAATATTCATTCCATTCGGAACAGTTTCCAGTACCTTCGAGCCGTCTGCAGTCAGATGCCAGATCCTAGCAA CTGGCTGTCAGCATTGGAGAGCACCAAATGGCTGCAACACTTGTCAGTGATGTTGAAGGCAGCAGTGCTGGTGTCCAACACAGTGGACCGAGAGGGTCGGCCAGTTCTGGTTCATTGTTCAGATGGCTGGGACCGTACTCCTCAGATTGTAGCCCTGGCAAAGATCCTGTTGGATCCCTACTATAGGACTTTAGAG GGCTTCCAAGTGCTGGTGGAGACCGATTGGCTGGACTTTGGTCACAAATTTGGTGATCGATGTGGTCACCAAGAGAATGCAGAGGATCAGAATGAACAGTGCCCAGTGTTTCTCCAGTGGCTTGATTCAGTTCACCAGCTGCTTAAGCAGTTCCCCTGCCTGTTTGAATTTAATGAAGCCTTTTTG GTAAAACTGGTACAGCATACATACTCTTGTCTGTATGGCACATTCCTGGCTAACAACCCATGGGAACGAGAGATGCGCAACATTTATAAGCGGACCTGTTCTGTGTGGTCCCTCCTCCGAGCAGGCAACAAGAATTTCCACAACTTTCTTTATGTTCCGGGTTCGGAGCTG GTCCTCCATCCTGTGTGTCACGTGCGGGCCCTGCACCTCTGGACAGCTGTGTACCTTCCAGCATCATCTCCTTGCACACTTGGAGAAGATAGCATGGACCTTTACCTTCCTCCAGTatctcagagtcaggaattcacTGGCCGATCTCTGGACAG GTTACCTAAAACAAGGTCCATGGATGATTTGTTTTCTGCCTGTGACACCAGCAGTGCACTGACTCGCACATCTAGTGATCCCAATCTAAATAACCACTGTCAGGAGGCTAGAGCAGGTCTGGAGCCCTGGCACAGCAATTCTGAAGGGACAGATATACCCTTAGCAGAACATGGGCCAGGTAGCCCTCAGCAGCCACTGGAGGAACTGGGTCATCATCTCCAGCCCAGTAACCAGAAAGACTGTTTGAGCAATAATACTTTGAACAATCACAAAAATTATCCCCCCAGTTACAAATTACTAAATAGCATGGTACTACAGCAAGCGAAGAGCCACCCCAGCAATCCTGAAATCAAAGACCTGGAAGAAACCAAGGACTCCGAACCAGCTGCAAGCCTACCTATTCTGGACAAACCATGTAGGACTTACGATGGTGTTGGAGAACATCCACCTGCACACAGTGCCAAGATAAATGCTGCCAGTGTGCTCTCCCAGGTTGTTTCCtctgaatgtaatggaatcttTAAACTTCCGGAGTCCTTCTCTCAGGATTCCCCTCCTGATCAAGGCATTCTTGAACAAGCTCCCCTAGACCCCATGCCAGGCGTGCCCTGTAGAGATGCTCCAGACCACAGTTTAGGTGTCTTTCATAACCCACCAAGTATTGCCTGCCAAACTCTTATAGACCCATTCCTGGGTCCCCCTTGCCAAGACCTTTTAGACTCTGTGTCAAGTATCACCCAGGAGCAGCAGTTGACTACTCAGCTGGATCCTGCCCCCTGGGAGGAAGATAATGGTCAAAGAGGGAATGTTAGAAATGGGCCATTATGGGAAAATCTTCGATTTGGCAAAGGGCCACTGGAAGTGGTCCGAAAGCCGATTTCCCAGAGTCAGACaagtgaattttcatttttggggtCCAACTGGGACAGTTTCCAGGGAATGGTGACTTCACTCCCAAATGGGGAGACTCCTAGGCGTCTGCTTTCCTATGGCTGTTGCAGTAAGAGGTCAAATAGTAAGCAGATACGGGGGTCAGGGACCTATGTTGGTGGCCAATGGGTTCAGAGAGAAGGTGTGAAATCACCTGTTTGTTCTAAGCATTCCAGTGGACACTGTACTGGCTCAGCAGGAAAAACCAACAGGACATGGCTATCTGGTCACCTCAGGCAGGTGTCTAGTACAAAGCCTATTTCATTGAGTTGCCCTTCTCCGGTGCCTCCTCTCTACTTGGATGATGATGGCCTCCCTTTCCCCACGGATGTGATCCAGCATAGATTGCGGCAAATTGAAGCGGGATACAAACAAGAGGTAGAGCTGCTGCGGAGGCAGGTGCGTGAACTCCAGATGAGGCTGGATATCCGTCACTGCTGTGCCCCTCCAGCAGAGCCACCTATGGACTATGAGGATGACTTT aCATGTTTGAAAGAGTCAGATGGCAGTGATACAGAAGATTTTGGTTCTGATCACAGTGAGGACTGCCTTTCAGAAGCTAGCTGGGAACCTGTTgataagaaagaaactgag GTGACTCGTTGGGTTCCAGACCATATGGCATCCCATTGCTATAACTGTGACTGTGAATTCTGGTTGGCCAAACGGAGACACCACTGCAG AAATTGTGGGAATGTGTTCTGTGCTGGATGCTGCCACCTGAAGCTGCCCATTCCTGACCAACAGCTCTATGATCCAGTTCTTGTTTGTAACTCATGTTATGAACACATCCAAGTGTCACGTGCCAGGGAACTCATGAGCCAACATCTGAAGAAACCCATTGCTACAGCTTCTAGCTGA
- the MTMR4 gene encoding myotubularin-related protein 4 isoform X3 translates to MGEEGPPSLEYIQAKDLFPPKELVKEEENLQVPFTVLQGEGVEFLGRATDALIAISNYRLHIKFKDSVINVPLRMIDSVESRDMFQLHIACKDSKVVRCHFSTFKQCQEWLSRLSRATARPAKPEDLFAFAYHAWCLGLTEEEQHTHLCQPGEHIRCRQEAELVRMGFDLHNVWRVSHINSNYKLCPSYPQKLLVPVWITDKELENVASFRSWKRIPVVVYRHLRNGAAIARCSQPEISWWGWRNADDEYLVTSIAKACALDPGVRAAGGVPFNGNSEGSETCDADFDSSLTACSGVESTGAPQKLLILDARSYTAAVANRAKGGGCECEEYYPNCEVVFMGMANIHSIRNSFQYLRAVCSQMPDPSNWLSALESTKWLQHLSVMLKAAVLVSNTVDREGRPVLVHCSDGWDRTPQIVALAKILLDPYYRTLEGFQVLVETDWLDFGHKFGDRCGHQENAEDQNEQCPVFLQWLDSVHQLLKQFPCLFEFNEAFLVKLVQHTYSCLYGTFLANNPWEREMRNIYKRTCSVWSLLRAGNKNFHNFLYVPGSELVLHPVCHVRALHLWTAVYLPASSPCTLGEDSMDLYLPPVSQSQEFTGRSLDRLPKTRSMDDLFSACDTSSALTRTSSDPNLNNHCQEARAGLEPWHSNSEGTDIPLAEHGPGSPQQPLEELGHHLQPSNQKDCLSNNTLNNHKNYPPSYKLLNSMVLQQAKSHPSNPEIKDLEETKDSEPAASLPILDKPCRTYDGVGEHPPAHSAKINAASVLSQVVSSECNGIFKLPESFSQDSPPDQGILEQAPLDPMPGVPCRDAPDHSLGVFHNPPSIACQTLIDPFLGPPCQDLLDSVSSITQEQQLTTQLDPAPWEEDNGQRGNVRNGPLWENLRFGKGPLEVVRKPISQSQTSEFSFLGSNWDSFQGMVTSLPNGETPRRLLSYGCCSKRSNSKQIRGSGTYVGGQWVQREGVKSPVCSKHSSGHCTGSAGKTNRTWLSGHLRQVSSTKPISLSCPSPVPPLYLDDDGLPFPTDVIQHRLRQIEAGYKQEVELLRRQVRELQMRLDIRHCCAPPAEPPMDYEDDFTCLKESDGSDTEDFGSDHSEDCLSEASWEPVDKKETEVTRWVPDHMASHCYNCDCEFWLAKRRHHCRNCGNVFCAGCCHLKLPIPDQQLYDPVLVCNSCYEHIQVSRARELMSQHLKKPIATASS, encoded by the exons ATG GGTGAGGAGGGGCCCCCCAGCCTGGAGTATATCCAAGCCAAGGATCTGTTTCCCCCCAAGGAACTAGTGAAAGAAGAAGAGAACCTGCAG GTACCCTTCACAGTGCTGCAAGGGGAGGGGGTAGAGTTCCTAGGCCGGGCAACTGATGCCCTTATTGCCATCTCCAACTACCGGTTACACATCAAGTTCAAAGACTCGGTCATTAAC GTGCCCTTGCGAATGATTGACAGTGTGGAGAGCCGGGACATGTTTCAGTTGCACATTGCCTGCAAGGATTCCAAGGTGGTGAG GTGCCACTTTTCTACATTCAAGCAGTGCCAAGAGTGGTTGTCAAGGCTGAGCCGAGCCACAGCAAGACCTGCCAAACCTGAGGACCTTTTTGCCTTTGCCTACCATGCTTGGTGCCTAGGGTTGACTGAGGAGGAGCAGCACACCCACCTTTGCCAGCCAG GAGAGCACATACGATGTCGGCAGGAGGCAGAGCTGGTGAGGATGGGGTTTGACCTGCACAACGTCTGGAGAGTCTCGCACATCAACAGCAATTACAA ATTGTGTCCCAGTTATCCTCAGAAGCTATTGGTTCCTGTATGGATCACAGACAAGGAGCTAGAAAATGTGGCTTCTTTCCGTTCATGGAAGCGAATCCCTGTTGTGGTATACAG GCACTTGCGCAATGGGGCTGCGATCGCCCGTTGCAGCCAGCCGGAGATCAGCTGGTGGGGTTGGCGCAATGCTGATGATGAGTACTTGGTTACATCTATTGCCAAAGCCTGTGCCCTGGATCCTGGAGTGAGGGCAGCTGGGGGTGTCCCTTTCAATGGGAACAGTGAGGGAAGTGAAACATGTGATGCTGATTTCG ATTCCTCTCTTACAGCATGCTCTGGAGTGGAGAGTACTGGAGCACCCCAGAAGCTGCTCATCTTAGATGCTCGATCATATACAGCAGCAGTGGCCAACCGGGCCAAGGGTGGAGGCTGTGAATGTGAAG AGTACTATCCCAACTGTGAAGTGGTATTCATGGGAATGGCTAATATTCATTCCATTCGGAACAGTTTCCAGTACCTTCGAGCCGTCTGCAGTCAGATGCCAGATCCTAGCAA CTGGCTGTCAGCATTGGAGAGCACCAAATGGCTGCAACACTTGTCAGTGATGTTGAAGGCAGCAGTGCTGGTGTCCAACACAGTGGACCGAGAGGGTCGGCCAGTTCTGGTTCATTGTTCAGATGGCTGGGACCGTACTCCTCAGATTGTAGCCCTGGCAAAGATCCTGTTGGATCCCTACTATAGGACTTTAGAG GGCTTCCAAGTGCTGGTGGAGACCGATTGGCTGGACTTTGGTCACAAATTTGGTGATCGATGTGGTCACCAAGAGAATGCAGAGGATCAGAATGAACAGTGCCCAGTGTTTCTCCAGTGGCTTGATTCAGTTCACCAGCTGCTTAAGCAGTTCCCCTGCCTGTTTGAATTTAATGAAGCCTTTTTG GTAAAACTGGTACAGCATACATACTCTTGTCTGTATGGCACATTCCTGGCTAACAACCCATGGGAACGAGAGATGCGCAACATTTATAAGCGGACCTGTTCTGTGTGGTCCCTCCTCCGAGCAGGCAACAAGAATTTCCACAACTTTCTTTATGTTCCGGGTTCGGAGCTG GTCCTCCATCCTGTGTGTCACGTGCGGGCCCTGCACCTCTGGACAGCTGTGTACCTTCCAGCATCATCTCCTTGCACACTTGGAGAAGATAGCATGGACCTTTACCTTCCTCCAGTatctcagagtcaggaattcacTGGCCGATCTCTGGACAG GTTACCTAAAACAAGGTCCATGGATGATTTGTTTTCTGCCTGTGACACCAGCAGTGCACTGACTCGCACATCTAGTGATCCCAATCTAAATAACCACTGTCAGGAGGCTAGAGCAGGTCTGGAGCCCTGGCACAGCAATTCTGAAGGGACAGATATACCCTTAGCAGAACATGGGCCAGGTAGCCCTCAGCAGCCACTGGAGGAACTGGGTCATCATCTCCAGCCCAGTAACCAGAAAGACTGTTTGAGCAATAATACTTTGAACAATCACAAAAATTATCCCCCCAGTTACAAATTACTAAATAGCATGGTACTACAGCAAGCGAAGAGCCACCCCAGCAATCCTGAAATCAAAGACCTGGAAGAAACCAAGGACTCCGAACCAGCTGCAAGCCTACCTATTCTGGACAAACCATGTAGGACTTACGATGGTGTTGGAGAACATCCACCTGCACACAGTGCCAAGATAAATGCTGCCAGTGTGCTCTCCCAGGTTGTTTCCtctgaatgtaatggaatcttTAAACTTCCGGAGTCCTTCTCTCAGGATTCCCCTCCTGATCAAGGCATTCTTGAACAAGCTCCCCTAGACCCCATGCCAGGCGTGCCCTGTAGAGATGCTCCAGACCACAGTTTAGGTGTCTTTCATAACCCACCAAGTATTGCCTGCCAAACTCTTATAGACCCATTCCTGGGTCCCCCTTGCCAAGACCTTTTAGACTCTGTGTCAAGTATCACCCAGGAGCAGCAGTTGACTACTCAGCTGGATCCTGCCCCCTGGGAGGAAGATAATGGTCAAAGAGGGAATGTTAGAAATGGGCCATTATGGGAAAATCTTCGATTTGGCAAAGGGCCACTGGAAGTGGTCCGAAAGCCGATTTCCCAGAGTCAGACaagtgaattttcatttttggggtCCAACTGGGACAGTTTCCAGGGAATGGTGACTTCACTCCCAAATGGGGAGACTCCTAGGCGTCTGCTTTCCTATGGCTGTTGCAGTAAGAGGTCAAATAGTAAGCAGATACGGGGGTCAGGGACCTATGTTGGTGGCCAATGGGTTCAGAGAGAAGGTGTGAAATCACCTGTTTGTTCTAAGCATTCCAGTGGACACTGTACTGGCTCAGCAGGAAAAACCAACAGGACATGGCTATCTGGTCACCTCAGGCAGGTGTCTAGTACAAAGCCTATTTCATTGAGTTGCCCTTCTCCGGTGCCTCCTCTCTACTTGGATGATGATGGCCTCCCTTTCCCCACGGATGTGATCCAGCATAGATTGCGGCAAATTGAAGCGGGATACAAACAAGAGGTAGAGCTGCTGCGGAGGCAGGTGCGTGAACTCCAGATGAGGCTGGATATCCGTCACTGCTGTGCCCCTCCAGCAGAGCCACCTATGGACTATGAGGATGACTTT aCATGTTTGAAAGAGTCAGATGGCAGTGATACAGAAGATTTTGGTTCTGATCACAGTGAGGACTGCCTTTCAGAAGCTAGCTGGGAACCTGTTgataagaaagaaactgag GTGACTCGTTGGGTTCCAGACCATATGGCATCCCATTGCTATAACTGTGACTGTGAATTCTGGTTGGCCAAACGGAGACACCACTGCAG AAATTGTGGGAATGTGTTCTGTGCTGGATGCTGCCACCTGAAGCTGCCCATTCCTGACCAACAGCTCTATGATCCAGTTCTTGTTTGTAACTCATGTTATGAACACATCCAAGTGTCACGTGCCAGGGAACTCATGAGCCAACATCTGAAGAAACCCATTGCTACAGCTTCTAGCTGA
- the MTMR4 gene encoding myotubularin-related protein 4 isoform X1, whose amino-acid sequence MSLTARVSCSMLSCFGEEGPPSLEYIQAKDLFPPKELVKEEENLQVPFTVLQGEGVEFLGRATDALIAISNYRLHIKFKDSVINVPLRMIDSVESRDMFQLHIACKDSKVVRCHFSTFKQCQEWLSRLSRATARPAKPEDLFAFAYHAWCLGLTEEEQHTHLCQPGEHIRCRQEAELVRMGFDLHNVWRVSHINSNYKLCPSYPQKLLVPVWITDKELENVASFRSWKRIPVVVYRHLRNGAAIARCSQPEISWWGWRNADDEYLVTSIAKACALDPGVRAAGGVPFNGNSEGSETCDADFDSSLTACSGVESTGAPQKLLILDARSYTAAVANRAKGGGCECEEYYPNCEVVFMGMANIHSIRNSFQYLRAVCSQMPDPSNWLSALESTKWLQHLSVMLKAAVLVSNTVDREGRPVLVHCSDGWDRTPQIVALAKILLDPYYRTLEGFQVLVETDWLDFGHKFGDRCGHQENAEDQNEQCPVFLQWLDSVHQLLKQFPCLFEFNEAFLVKLVQHTYSCLYGTFLANNPWEREMRNIYKRTCSVWSLLRAGNKNFHNFLYVPGSELVLHPVCHVRALHLWTAVYLPASSPCTLGEDSMDLYLPPVSQSQEFTGRSLDRLPKTRSMDDLFSACDTSSALTRTSSDPNLNNHCQEARAGLEPWHSNSEGTDIPLAEHGPGSPQQPLEELGHHLQPSNQKDCLSNNTLNNHKNYPPSYKLLNSMVLQQAKSHPSNPEIKDLEETKDSEPAASLPILDKPCRTYDGVGEHPPAHSAKINAASVLSQVVSSECNGIFKLPESFSQDSPPDQGILEQAPLDPMPGVPCRDAPDHSLGVFHNPPSIACQTLIDPFLGPPCQDLLDSVSSITQEQQLTTQLDPAPWEEDNGQRGNVRNGPLWENLRFGKGPLEVVRKPISQSQTSEFSFLGSNWDSFQGMVTSLPNGETPRRLLSYGCCSKRSNSKQIRGSGTYVGGQWVQREGVKSPVCSKHSSGHCTGSAGKTNRTWLSGHLRQVSSTKPISLSCPSPVPPLYLDDDGLPFPTDVIQHRLRQIEAGYKQEVELLRRQVRELQMRLDIRHCCAPPAEPPMDYEDDFTCLKESDGSDTEDFGSDHSEDCLSEASWEPVDKKETEVTRWVPDHMASHCYNCDCEFWLAKRRHHCRNCGNVFCAGCCHLKLPIPDQQLYDPVLVCNSCYEHIQVSRARELMSQHLKKPIATASS is encoded by the exons ATGAGCCTGACTGCCCGCGTCTCCTGCTCAATGCTCAGCTGCTTT GGTGAGGAGGGGCCCCCCAGCCTGGAGTATATCCAAGCCAAGGATCTGTTTCCCCCCAAGGAACTAGTGAAAGAAGAAGAGAACCTGCAG GTACCCTTCACAGTGCTGCAAGGGGAGGGGGTAGAGTTCCTAGGCCGGGCAACTGATGCCCTTATTGCCATCTCCAACTACCGGTTACACATCAAGTTCAAAGACTCGGTCATTAAC GTGCCCTTGCGAATGATTGACAGTGTGGAGAGCCGGGACATGTTTCAGTTGCACATTGCCTGCAAGGATTCCAAGGTGGTGAG GTGCCACTTTTCTACATTCAAGCAGTGCCAAGAGTGGTTGTCAAGGCTGAGCCGAGCCACAGCAAGACCTGCCAAACCTGAGGACCTTTTTGCCTTTGCCTACCATGCTTGGTGCCTAGGGTTGACTGAGGAGGAGCAGCACACCCACCTTTGCCAGCCAG GAGAGCACATACGATGTCGGCAGGAGGCAGAGCTGGTGAGGATGGGGTTTGACCTGCACAACGTCTGGAGAGTCTCGCACATCAACAGCAATTACAA ATTGTGTCCCAGTTATCCTCAGAAGCTATTGGTTCCTGTATGGATCACAGACAAGGAGCTAGAAAATGTGGCTTCTTTCCGTTCATGGAAGCGAATCCCTGTTGTGGTATACAG GCACTTGCGCAATGGGGCTGCGATCGCCCGTTGCAGCCAGCCGGAGATCAGCTGGTGGGGTTGGCGCAATGCTGATGATGAGTACTTGGTTACATCTATTGCCAAAGCCTGTGCCCTGGATCCTGGAGTGAGGGCAGCTGGGGGTGTCCCTTTCAATGGGAACAGTGAGGGAAGTGAAACATGTGATGCTGATTTCG ATTCCTCTCTTACAGCATGCTCTGGAGTGGAGAGTACTGGAGCACCCCAGAAGCTGCTCATCTTAGATGCTCGATCATATACAGCAGCAGTGGCCAACCGGGCCAAGGGTGGAGGCTGTGAATGTGAAG AGTACTATCCCAACTGTGAAGTGGTATTCATGGGAATGGCTAATATTCATTCCATTCGGAACAGTTTCCAGTACCTTCGAGCCGTCTGCAGTCAGATGCCAGATCCTAGCAA CTGGCTGTCAGCATTGGAGAGCACCAAATGGCTGCAACACTTGTCAGTGATGTTGAAGGCAGCAGTGCTGGTGTCCAACACAGTGGACCGAGAGGGTCGGCCAGTTCTGGTTCATTGTTCAGATGGCTGGGACCGTACTCCTCAGATTGTAGCCCTGGCAAAGATCCTGTTGGATCCCTACTATAGGACTTTAGAG GGCTTCCAAGTGCTGGTGGAGACCGATTGGCTGGACTTTGGTCACAAATTTGGTGATCGATGTGGTCACCAAGAGAATGCAGAGGATCAGAATGAACAGTGCCCAGTGTTTCTCCAGTGGCTTGATTCAGTTCACCAGCTGCTTAAGCAGTTCCCCTGCCTGTTTGAATTTAATGAAGCCTTTTTG GTAAAACTGGTACAGCATACATACTCTTGTCTGTATGGCACATTCCTGGCTAACAACCCATGGGAACGAGAGATGCGCAACATTTATAAGCGGACCTGTTCTGTGTGGTCCCTCCTCCGAGCAGGCAACAAGAATTTCCACAACTTTCTTTATGTTCCGGGTTCGGAGCTG GTCCTCCATCCTGTGTGTCACGTGCGGGCCCTGCACCTCTGGACAGCTGTGTACCTTCCAGCATCATCTCCTTGCACACTTGGAGAAGATAGCATGGACCTTTACCTTCCTCCAGTatctcagagtcaggaattcacTGGCCGATCTCTGGACAG GTTACCTAAAACAAGGTCCATGGATGATTTGTTTTCTGCCTGTGACACCAGCAGTGCACTGACTCGCACATCTAGTGATCCCAATCTAAATAACCACTGTCAGGAGGCTAGAGCAGGTCTGGAGCCCTGGCACAGCAATTCTGAAGGGACAGATATACCCTTAGCAGAACATGGGCCAGGTAGCCCTCAGCAGCCACTGGAGGAACTGGGTCATCATCTCCAGCCCAGTAACCAGAAAGACTGTTTGAGCAATAATACTTTGAACAATCACAAAAATTATCCCCCCAGTTACAAATTACTAAATAGCATGGTACTACAGCAAGCGAAGAGCCACCCCAGCAATCCTGAAATCAAAGACCTGGAAGAAACCAAGGACTCCGAACCAGCTGCAAGCCTACCTATTCTGGACAAACCATGTAGGACTTACGATGGTGTTGGAGAACATCCACCTGCACACAGTGCCAAGATAAATGCTGCCAGTGTGCTCTCCCAGGTTGTTTCCtctgaatgtaatggaatcttTAAACTTCCGGAGTCCTTCTCTCAGGATTCCCCTCCTGATCAAGGCATTCTTGAACAAGCTCCCCTAGACCCCATGCCAGGCGTGCCCTGTAGAGATGCTCCAGACCACAGTTTAGGTGTCTTTCATAACCCACCAAGTATTGCCTGCCAAACTCTTATAGACCCATTCCTGGGTCCCCCTTGCCAAGACCTTTTAGACTCTGTGTCAAGTATCACCCAGGAGCAGCAGTTGACTACTCAGCTGGATCCTGCCCCCTGGGAGGAAGATAATGGTCAAAGAGGGAATGTTAGAAATGGGCCATTATGGGAAAATCTTCGATTTGGCAAAGGGCCACTGGAAGTGGTCCGAAAGCCGATTTCCCAGAGTCAGACaagtgaattttcatttttggggtCCAACTGGGACAGTTTCCAGGGAATGGTGACTTCACTCCCAAATGGGGAGACTCCTAGGCGTCTGCTTTCCTATGGCTGTTGCAGTAAGAGGTCAAATAGTAAGCAGATACGGGGGTCAGGGACCTATGTTGGTGGCCAATGGGTTCAGAGAGAAGGTGTGAAATCACCTGTTTGTTCTAAGCATTCCAGTGGACACTGTACTGGCTCAGCAGGAAAAACCAACAGGACATGGCTATCTGGTCACCTCAGGCAGGTGTCTAGTACAAAGCCTATTTCATTGAGTTGCCCTTCTCCGGTGCCTCCTCTCTACTTGGATGATGATGGCCTCCCTTTCCCCACGGATGTGATCCAGCATAGATTGCGGCAAATTGAAGCGGGATACAAACAAGAGGTAGAGCTGCTGCGGAGGCAGGTGCGTGAACTCCAGATGAGGCTGGATATCCGTCACTGCTGTGCCCCTCCAGCAGAGCCACCTATGGACTATGAGGATGACTTT aCATGTTTGAAAGAGTCAGATGGCAGTGATACAGAAGATTTTGGTTCTGATCACAGTGAGGACTGCCTTTCAGAAGCTAGCTGGGAACCTGTTgataagaaagaaactgag GTGACTCGTTGGGTTCCAGACCATATGGCATCCCATTGCTATAACTGTGACTGTGAATTCTGGTTGGCCAAACGGAGACACCACTGCAG AAATTGTGGGAATGTGTTCTGTGCTGGATGCTGCCACCTGAAGCTGCCCATTCCTGACCAACAGCTCTATGATCCAGTTCTTGTTTGTAACTCATGTTATGAACACATCCAAGTGTCACGTGCCAGGGAACTCATGAGCCAACATCTGAAGAAACCCATTGCTACAGCTTCTAGCTGA